A window of Trichoderma atroviride chromosome 3, complete sequence contains these coding sequences:
- a CDS encoding uncharacterized protein (EggNog:ENOG41), with product MHRTYSMRQSRAPTASQLQSPPPPPSSTKSGRFFGKGSLGHALRGRAGGAFGPDLAKKLSQLVKMEKNVMRSLELVARERMEVAQQLSLWGEATDEDVSDVTDKMGVLLYEIGELEDQYVDRYDQYRITMKSIRNIEASVQPSRDRKQKITDQIAQLKYKEPNSPKIVVLEQELVRAEAESLVAEAQLSNITREKVKAAYSYQFDALREHCEKVAIIAGYGKHLLELIDDTPVTPGETRAAYDGYEASKAIIQDCEDSLTNWVTANAAVSSKLSTRSRTLSQRRRNTIQAREEGHDLSHQDVPLHDNQSWEARGEEAESEAEEEEEELEEPHHSVLGSDVGMNGETRGRSQEVLAA from the exons ATGCACCGAACATACTCTATGCGCCAGTCCCGCGCGCCCACGGCCTCGCAGCTTCAG AGTCCGCCGCCACCCCCATCGTCCACCAAGTCTGGCCGTTTCTTTGGCAAGGGAAGCCTAG GCCATGCTCTCCGCGGCCGAGCCGGTGGCGCCTTTGGGCCAGATCTGGCCAAGAAGTTATCCCAGCtcgtgaagatggagaagaacgTCATGCGAAGCCTGGAGCTCGTCGCCAGGGAGCGCATGGAAGTAGCC CAACAATTGTCCCTTTGGGGTGAGGCTACCGACGAGGATGTCTCTGACGTCACTGACAAGATGGGCGTTCTGCTCTACGAAATCGGCGAACTGGAAGATCAATACGTCGACCGATACGACCAATATCGCATTACCATGAAGAGCATTCGTAACATTGAAGCATCTGTCCAGCCTAGCCGAGACC GCAAACAAAAAATCACCGACCAGATCGCCCAGCTAAAGTACAAGGAACCAAACTCTCCCAAGATTGTGGTACTAGAACAGGAGCTAGTCCGCGCCGAGGCCGAATCGCTCGTGGCAGAGGCCCAGCTCTCCAATATCACTCgcgaaaaggtcaaggctGCTTATTCTTACCAGTTCGATGCCCTCCGTGAACACTGCGAGAAGGTTGCCATTATCGCCGGCTACGGCAAACATCTCCTCGAGCTGATTGACGACACTCCCGTGACCCCTGGCGAAACCCGAGCCGCGTATGACGGCTATGAAGCTAGCAAGGCCATCATCCAGGACTGCGAAGATTCCCTCACCAACTGGGTcaccgccaacgccgccgtGAGCTCTAAGCTCTCTACCCGATCGCGAACTCTATCCCAGCGACGCCGTAATACTATCCAAGCCAGGGAAGAGGGCCACGACTTATCTCACCAGGATGTACCGCTGCACGACAACCAATCATGGGAAGCGCgaggtgaagaagctgagagtgaagcagaagaggaggaggaggagttgGAGGAGCCTCACCACTCTGTTTTAGGCAGCGACGTTGGTATGAATGGTGAGACACGAGGCCGATCCCAAGAAGTTCTCGCGGCTTAA
- a CDS encoding uncharacterized protein (BUSCO:EOG092D0A4I): MGVNGLWTVIQPCARPTNLATLNRKRLAVDASIWIYQFLKAVRDKEGNALRNSHIVGFFRRICKLLWFGILPVFVFDGGAPALKRATIQKRKQRREGRREDAIRTAGKLLAIQMQRLAEEEEEKRRKESERPRASRAVEEEEEVIPDASKLVYVDEIGMSQQERMRNRKFYKQDAYHLPELENGIASMGKPDDPRIMSVEELEEYARQFNNGEDINLYDFSKIDFDGDFFKSLPPPDRYNILNAARLRSRLRMGLSKEQLDDMFPDRMAFSRFQIERVKERNHLTQRLMYEVGMLGTDLTLNFNARIAGEKDREYILVKNEGVEGGWALGVVSKEKDVGEAHKPIDVDAIQFQYQTKEEESEEEDDFEDVPIVGINRLPKISQSAAAGLEAAQDINSRRQQFYASNRQGAVNEAAGEGSLFVDGQVEPTVNLLDEQPTEPMHPEEEHDLNLAIALSLQNQHGIGQETDEGSDVEDESREKPEWTQVAVEAPKPIIGRGGGSMIAHIVNNRANAAVPKRQETPITMEREKDSDSEDDMQAVLAKSRKMKKAQPKPVFENKKNPFDGPLPFPKLDWGSSLFAKKKVPEEKPIVVTAGGDAGPEEEEKEDETGGGFETKAQKEDGPKPLPPWLVDNDTDIREAIQQQKDVEREINAQDRAEMEEEERLRKRELRDQLIEIESSDEEDGSDDVTIVEIPPSPEPVPILSPAKIGESKEEDASMEEFAAESTAPENKEEDGDESPEPEFEDLPIIEAPSAPVVPIMEKETQNGHESPEPEFEDVEPSERTLIQEHLPDESVLFEDISPDQPPVEAFPANTTITDEELFGGEEYDEFSDPEDEELLAQMAGEAEEHARFASELNNKSTEQNREDYERELRALRSQQKKDRRDADEVTQTMITECQALLRLFGIPYITAPMEAEAQCAELVRLNMVDGIVTDDSDTFLFGGTRVYKNMFNSNKFVECYVGADLDKELSLSREQLISLAQLLGSDYTEGLPGVGPVTAVEILSEFPGKDGLDQFREWWRDVQSSVRSKEADASSSFRRKFRKSQATKLFLPVAFPSPAVYEAYLHPVVDSSTEPFQWGVPDVAGLREYLMATIGWSKERTDEVLVPVIRDMNKREIEGTQSNITRFFGGSVGAGARETFAPRQRVQGSKRMAAAVDRLRANIAGEGAAPEVDESSGANKRRKTTRRK, translated from the coding sequence ATGGGCGTTAACGGTCTCTGGACCGTGATCCAGCCGTGTGCACGGCCTACCAATCTCGCAACGCTCAATCGGAAGCGTCTTGCCGTTGATGCTTCGATATGGATCTATCAGTTTCTCAAAGCTGTTCGCGATAAAGAAGGCAATGCGCTTCGCAACTCTCATATCGTGGGATTCTTCCGGCGCATCTGCAAGCTCCTCTGGTTTGGCATTCTGCCGGTCTTTGTATTCGATGGCGGCGCCCCAGCACTGAAGAGAGCAACCATCCAGAAGCGCAAGCAGAGACGTGaaggaagacgagaagaTGCCATCAGGACGGCAGGAAAGCTTCTTGCCATCCAGATGCAGCGCCTtgccgaagaggaggaagaaaaacgCAGGAAAGAGAGTGAAAGACCACGAGCATCGAGAGcggtggaagaggaagaggaagtcATTCCCGATGCCAGCAAATTGGTCTATGTGGATGAGATTGGAATGTCTCAGCAGGAGAGAATGCGGAACCGCAAGTTCTATAAGCAGGATGCGTATCACTTGCCCGAGCTTGAAAACGGCATAGCATCAATGGGAAAACCAGACGATCCTCGAATCATGAGcgtggaagagctggaagagtaTGCGCGCCAATTCAATAACGGAGAGGATATCAATCTGTATGACTTTAGCAAGATTGATTTTGACGGCGACTTCTTCAAAAGCCTTCCGCCGCCGGATAGATACAATATTCTCAATGCTGCTAGACTAAGGAGTCGTCTGAGAATGGGCTTGAGCAAGGAACAGCTTGACGACATGTTCCCCGATCGCATGGCGTTCTCGAGATTTCAAATCGAGAGAGTTAAGGAGAGGAATCATCTCACACAGCGGCTCATGTATGAAGTCGGGATGTTAGGAACTGATTTGACACTCAATTTCAATGCTCGAATCGCTGGAGAAAAGGATCGAGAGTATATCCTAGTCAAGAATGAAGGCGTAGAGGGAGGCTGGGCGCTCGGAGTAGTCAGCAAGGAGAAGGATGTTGGAGAAGCTCACAAGCCGATCGATGTGGACGCCATCCAATTTCAATATcagacaaaagaagaggagagcgaagaggaagacgattTCGAAGATGTGCCAATTGTGGGCATTAACCGATTACCCAAAATATCAcagtctgctgctgcaggtcTTGAGGCTGCTCAAGATATCAATAGTCGGCGACAGCAATTCTACGCAAGTAACAGACAGGGAGCTGTCAATGAAGCTGCTGGCGAGGGCTCCCTATTTGTTGATGGACAGGTAGAACCAACGGTGAACTTGCTCGACGAACAGCCTACGGAACCGATGCatcctgaagaagagcatgatCTCAATCTCGCTATTGCTCTATCATTACAAAATCAACACGGGATTGGCCAGGAGACCGACGAGGGATCAGATGTCGAGGATGAATCTCGAGAGAAGCCAGAGTGGACCCAAGTCGCGGTGGAAGCACCTAAACCTATTATTGGCCGCGGCGGGGGCTCAATGATTGCGCATATTGTAAACAATAGAGCCAATGCTGCCGTTCCAAAACGACAAGAAACCCCAATCACaatggaaagggaaaaagacaGTGATAGCGAGGACGATATGCAAGCGGTTCTGGCCAAATctcgaaagatgaaaaaagcTCAGCCGAAGCCAGTAttcgaaaacaaaaagaatcCATTTGATGGACCTCTTCCGTTCCCCAAATTAGATTGGGGATCTTCCCTGTTTGCGAAGAAAAAGGTGCCAGAGGAGAAGCCGATCGTGGTGACGGCTGGTGGAGATGCTGGAccagaggaagaggaaaaggaagacgaAACAGGTGGTGGCTTTGAGACCAAAGCACAGAAAGAAGATGGTCCTAAACCGCTCCCTCCTTGGCTAGTGGATAACGACACGGATATCCGAGAGGCCATTCAGCAACAGAAAGATGTCGAAAGAGAGATCAATGCTCAAGATAGAGcagaaatggaagaagaggaaaggctTCGGAAACGAGAGCTGAGAGATCAACTGATTGAGATTGAATCttcagacgaagaagatggtaGTGATGATGTGACAATCGTCGAAATACCTCCTTCACCTGAACCGGTACCAATTCTCAGCCCCGCGAAGATTggagaaagcaaagaagaagatgcaagcATGGAAGAGTTTGCTGCTGAATCAACCGCTCCTGAGAATAAGgaggaagatggtgatgaatCACCAGAGCCAGAGTTTGAAGACCTTCCTATAATTGAGGCTCCCAGTGCTCCAGTTGTACCTATtatggaaaaagaaacacaaaacGGCCATGAGTCGCCGGAGCCTGAatttgaagatgttgagCCATCAGAAAGAACTTTGATTCAAGAACATCTACCAGATGAGTCCGTTTTGTTTGAGGATATATCTCCGGATCAACCTCCAGTGGAGGCTTTTCCTGCGAACACCACAATTACAGACGAAGAGCTCTTTGGCGGTGAGGAATACGATGAATTCAGCGACCctgaagacgaggagctATTGGCACAaatggctggagaagcagaggaacACGCTCGGTTCGCCAGCGAACTGAACAACAAATCAACTGAACAGAACAGGGAAGATTACGAAAGAGAACTGAGAGCTCTTCGAAGCCAACAGAAGAAAGATCGTCGTGATGCAGACGAAGTGACACAGACGATGATTACAGAGTGTCAAGCTTTGCTTCGCCTCTTTGGTATCCCTTATATCACTGCGCCCATGGAAGCAGAAGCGCAGTGTGCAGAGCTCGTCCGACTGAACATGGTAGACGGCATAGTGACAGATGATTCAGATACCTTCCTTTTTGGAGGAACGCGAGTTTACAAAAACATgttcaacagcaacaaattTGTCGAATGCTATGTCGGCGCAGATCTCGACAAGGAACTGTCTTTATCTCGGGAACAGCTCATCTCTCTCGCTCAGCTTTTGGGGTCGGATTATACAGAAGGACTACCTGGAGTCGGTCCCGTCACGGCCGTGGAAATCCTATCCGAGTTTCCCGGCAAGGATGGGCTTGATCAATTCCGCGAGTGGTGGCGTGACGTTCAATCCTCAGTGCGATCCAAGGAGGCcgatgcttcttcttctttccgaCGCAAGTTCCGCAAGTCACAAGCAACAAAGCTCTTCTTGCCAGTTGCCTTCCCCAGTCCAGCCGTCTACGAAGCCTACCTCCATCCTGTGGTCGATAGCAGCACGGAGCCGTTTCAGTGGGGCGTGCCTGATGTAGCGGGACTGAGAGAATACCTCATGGCCACAATTGGTTGGAGCAAAGAGCGCACAGACGAGGTACTTGTGCCGGTCATTCGGGATATGAATAAGCGAGAGATTGAAGGAACGCAGAGCAACATTACGAGATTCTTTGGAGGGAGTGTGGGAGCTGGCGCCAGGGAGACGTTTGCACCCAGACAGAGAGTTCAAGGAAGCAAGCGGATGGCGGCTGCGGTGGATAGACTGAGGGCGAATATTGCTGGTGAGGGGGCGGCTCCGGAGGTTGATGAGAGCTCAGGGGCTAACAAGCGGAGGAAAACAACCAGAAGGAAGTAA
- a CDS encoding uncharacterized protein (TransMembrane:1 (o12-33i)) — MSLSDHPKAYGTAAIAVAFTAGIVATLGFKELYPELESRYQHKTFRRKPSNVRSTDPRRSSFFWMAPVQLEDHEPAPSSSRAPEIASNGIEGCIGNTPLIEIPSLSQATGRIILAKAEFLNGAGNSPKDRVALNMILEAEKQGLLTPHQGDTIYEGTVGSTGISLATLARAKGYKAHICMPDDQAFEKSDLLIHLGATVERVAVAPITSPDHFVNLARRRAIEHTQSSTDGSKGFFANQFETESNWQAHAVSTGPEIYQQTDGNLDAFVAGAGTGGTISGVARYLKLDAKMSNLKVVLADPQGSGLYNKIKHGVMYSSTEKEGTRRRQQVDTMVEGIGINRVTNNFEIGRDLLDDAVKVTDDQACRMARWLVENDGIFVGSSSSVNCVAAVVTAMRLPPGSRVVTLLCDSGTRHLSKFWKNIKEMGLEEEEATDLFTELGISE; from the coding sequence ATGTCATTGAGCGACCATCCCAAAGCATATGGCACGGCAGCCATAGCCGTTGCCTTCACGGCCGGCATCGTCGCTACCCTGGGCTTCAAAGAGCTGTATCCCGAGCTGGAGTCCCGATATCAACATAAAACATTTCGGCGTAAACCCAGCAATGTGCGATCAACGGATCCTCGAAGAAGCAGTTTCTTCTGGATGGCACCGGTGCAGCTGGAAGATCATGAgccggcgccatcgtcatctcgTGCCCCGGAGATTGCATCCAACGGCATTGAAGGATGTATCGGCAACACGCCCCTCATCGAGatcccttctctttctcaagCTACCGGCCGCATCATTCTTGCCAAGGCCGAGTTTCTCAACGGTGCAGGCAACAGCCCCAAGGATCGAGTAGCGCTTAATATGATTTTGGAGGCTGAGAAACAGGGACTCTTGACGCCTCATCAAGGCGACACCATCTATGAGGGAACAGTAGGCAGCACGGGCATTTCTCTTGCGACTCTGGCCCGCGCAAAGGGATACAAAGCCCATATTTGCATGCCTGATGACCAAGCCTTTGAAAAATCAGACCTTTTGATTCACCTGGGCGCGACCGTTGAGAGAGTTGCTGTCGCACCTATTACCAGCCCCGATCACTTTGTGAACCTGGCCCGAAGGCGCGCCATTGAGCATACGCAATCATCCACAGATGGCAGCAAAGGCTTCTTTGCGAACCAATTCGAAACCGAGTCCAACTGGCAAGCCCATGCCGTCAGCACAGGCCCGGAGATCTACCAGCAGACAGATGGTAATCTCGACGCATTCGTTGCTGGTGCCGGAACAGGTGGCACGATATCAGGAGTGGCGAGGTACTTGAAGCTGGATGCAAAGATGAGCAATCTCAAGGTCGTTCTGGCAGATCCCCAGGGAAGCGGGCTGTACAACAAGATCAAGCACGGCGTCATGTATTCGTCTACTGAGAAGGAGGGCACCCGGCGGAGACAGCAAGTTGACACAATGGTGGAAGGAATCGGTATTAACCGGGTGACGAACAATTTTGAAATCGGCAGAGATTTGCTCGACGATGCCGTCAAAGTGACGGACGATCAAGCTTGTCGCATGGCTAGGTGGCTTGTCGAAAATGACGGCATCTTtgtgggcagcagcagctccgtcAACTGTGTTGCAGCTGTTGTCACCGCAATGAGGCTTCCTCCTGGAAGCAGGGTCGTCACTCTGCTGTGCGATTCTGGTACTCGGCATTTGAGCAAGTTCTGGAAGAATATCAAAGAAATGGGcctggaggaagaggaggccacGGATCTCTTTACTGAGTTGGGAATATCAGAATAA
- a CDS encoding uncharacterized protein (EggNog:ENOG41~BUSCO:EOG092D22H1) translates to MDSPIVAHLFRQLFRHRPRGCQGLRNGLASRPHRQPARGLVNKASIDRGMKTNESRWQQRTHILPEDRREEFAEYPYISLQELKMRSERPRKVKMLLRDFIDDSLYNPSYGYFSKEAVIFSPGEPFDFNSMRDELEFQADLGRRYTEFEDLLDEKEGESATRQLWHTPTELFRPFYGEAIARYLVSNYRLTTYPYDDLLIFEMGAGRGTLMLNILDYIRAADPQVYARTKFNIIEISSSLAALQNRHLLSTAESRGHADKVEIINKSIFEWDQYVPSPCFFLAMEVFDNFSHDGIRYDVTTEEPLQGHVLIDGDGDFYEFYVHELDPLAARFFRVRHAATGGNYPKPYPSNPVLRYMSTKMPFAANLSQAEFIPTRLMQFFDVLEKYFPAHRLVTSDFDSLPQAIKGLNAPVVQTRFQRKMVPVTTPLVHQGYFDILFPTDFNITEAIYRAITGKLTRVMTHGDFLRRWAYVEDTETRSGENPLLSHYRNASVMVTV, encoded by the exons ATGGACTCTCCCATTGTGGCTCACCTCTTTCGCCAACTGTTTCGGCACCGTCCGCGCGGATGCCAGGGTCTGCGCAATGGCCTCGCCAGCAGGCCTCACAGGCAGCCAGCTCGCGGGCTCGTGAACAAAGCCTCGATAGATCGGGGCATGAAGACAAACGAGAGTCGCTGGCAGCAGCGGACGCACATCTTGCCGGAGGACCGCAGAGAGGAGTTTGCAGAGTACCCGTACATCTCGCTGCaggagctgaagatgaggagtGAGCGGCCTCGGAAAGTAAAGATGCTGCTTCGGGACTTTATAGACG ATAGTCTCTACAACCCCTCATACGGCTACTTCTCCAAAGAAGCCGTCATTTTCAGCCCAGGCGAGCCCTTTGACTTCAATTCCATGCGCGACGAGCTGGAGTTCCAAGCGGACCTCGGCAGGCGATACACCGAATTCGAAGACCTCCTCGACGAGAAAGAAGGCGAAAGCGCAACAAGACAGCTCTGGCACACGCCCACGGAGCTCTTCCGGCCCTTCTACGGCGAGGCCATTGCCCGCTACCTCGTGTCCAACTACCGCCTCACCACGTATCCGTACGACGACCTGCTCATCTTCGAAATGGGCGCCGGCCGGGGCACCCTCATGCTCAACATCCTCGACTACATCCGCGCCGCCGACCCGCAAGTCTACGCCCGCACCAAGTTCAACATCATCGAaatctcctcttccctcGCGGCCCTCCAAAACCGCCACCTCCTCTCCACCGCCGAATCGCGCGGCCACGCAGACAAAGTCGAAATCATCAACAAGTCCATCTTCGAATGGGACCAGTACGTGCCCTCGCCgtgcttcttcctcgccatgGAGGTCTTTGACAACTTCTCCCACGACGGCATCCGATACGACGTCACCACCGAGGAGCCCCTGCAGGGCCACGTGCTCatcgacggcgacggcgacttTTACGAATTCTACGTCCACGAGCTGGACCCCCTCGCCGCAAGATTCTTCCGCGTCCGCCATGCCGCCACGGGGGGCAACTATCCCAAGCCGTACCCTTCCAACCCTGTTCTTCGGTACATGTCCACCAAGATGCCCTTCGCCGCCAACCTGTCCCAGGCCGAGTTCATCCCCACCAGACTGATGCAATTCTTCGACGTCCTGGAAAAGTACTTCCCCGCCCACCGCCTCGTCACCTCCGATTTCGACTCTCTCCCTCAAGCCATCAAGGGTCTCAACGCTCCCGTCGTGCAGACTCGGTTCCAACGAAAAATGGTGCCCGTCACGACTCCCCTT GTCCACCAAGGGTACTTTGACATTCTCTTCCCCACAGACTTCAACATCACTGAAGCCATTTACCGCGCCATCACCGGCAAGCTCACCCGCGTCATGACCCATGGGGACTTTTTGCGCCGATGGGCCTATGTCGAGGATACGGAGACTCGGAGCGGAGAGAATCCCCTCTTGTCGCATTACAGAAATGCCAGTGTCATGGTTACTGTATAA
- a CDS encoding uncharacterized protein (BUSCO:EOG092D0FGS): MWSLARPQSQCTSCCAAARSGRRPSLFVGLSHSCRSFYKTHPPRLQPLRRLPAEASLHSTLHRPRLSASPPRPHPHQNQLFVLQRRLLQTFASMTGNWPEAQVRKTFFDFFEQRGHTLVPSGSVVPHNDPTLLFTNAGMNQFKPIFLGTVNKSDPMSSLKRAVDTQKVIRAGGKHNDLDDVGKDSYHHTFFEMLGNWSFGDYFKKDAIEMAWELLTKVYGLDPSRLYVTYFEGNPALGLEPDLEAKELWQKTGVPEDHIIPGNMKDNFWEMGDQGPCGPCSEVHYDKIGGRNAASLVNMDDPMVVEIWNLVFMQFDRQKDGSLKPLPAKHIDTGMGFERLVSALQDTASNYATDVFTPLFKKIQEVTGARLYTDKYGAEDTDGIDTAYRVVADHIRTMSFAITDGAVPNNDGRGYVIRRILRRGVRYARKYLNAEIGSFFSKILPALVAQMGEQFPDLAKKQLDIQEILDEEEEAFSRTLDRGEAQFERYAAKAAKDGVKKLDGDVVWRLYDTFGFPVDLTKLMAEERGLDIDEAEVAVAREKAREASKAVKDSVQTFAKLDVHQIAELDTQLKVPRTNDDAKYLKGDSKSKVQYIFDGKTFTKSTKDIPPNTAIGLLLDKTNFYAESGGQIADTGRIVIDDVVEFKVMDVQDFGGYVLHSGYIEYGELNSDDEVICEYDELRRSPIRNNHSGTHILNHSLREVLGEDVNQKGSLVDNDKLRFDFSHKTQVKLDELKKIEELSNKDIRANHKIYAKDVELDLALKIEGLRAVFGETYPNPVRVVSIGMDVDTMLADPKKADWRQYSVELCGGTHVEQTGLLKDLIIVEESGIAKGIRRIIAYTGEAAHKVQREAKLFEQKLVDLDNLPFGPEKEAAVKTVSQDLSQLVISTLTKDEFNQRFQKIANAVVAEQKKKQKAESKTALDTVTKHFESNKESQWFVGRLPISANAKAVGEVIKHYQSKYKEKSVYLFVGSQEEGAVAHGVYVGTHLASQGVTAEKWAASVSDVIGGRSGGKEPSRQGQGTQPEKIEDAVETARKWLDEKLKL; this comes from the exons ATGTGGTCGCTGGCCAGGCCGCAGTCACAGTGCACCAGCTGCTGTGCGGCGGCCAGAAGCGGGCGACGGCCCTCGCTCTTTGTAGGCTTGAGTCACTCTTGTAGAAGTTTCTACAAAACCCACCCGCCACGGCTGCAGCCCCTCCGCCGATTGCCCGCCGAAGCATCGCTGCACTCGACCCTGCATCGCCCTCGCCTTTCCGCATCGCCACCGCGTCCGCATCCGCATCAGAACCAGCTTTTTGTGCTGCAGCGCAGGCTTCTCCAGACATTTGCAAGCATGACGGGCAACTGGCCCGAGGCGCAGGTGCGCAAGACcttctttgacttctttgagCAGAGGGGTCACACGCTGG TGCCCTCTGGTTCCGTCGTCCCTCACAATGACCCGACCCTGCTCTTCACCAATGCGGGCATGAACCAGTTCAAGCCCATCTTCCTGGGCACCGTCAACAAGTCCGATCCCATGTCCAGCCTGAAGCGCGCCGTCGACACCCAAAAGGTCATCCGCGCCGGTGGCAAGCACAACGATCTCGACGATGTCGGCAAGGACAGCTACCACCACACCTTTTTCGAGATGCTGGGCAACTGGTCATTCGGCGACTACTTCAAGAAGGATGCCATCGAGATGGCCTGGGAGCTCCTGACCAAGGTGTATGGTCTGGACCCTTCACGACTCTACGTTACATACTTTGAGGGCAACCCAGCCCTTGGCCTCGAACCCGATCTGGAGGCCAAAGAGCTGTGGCAGAAGACTGGCGTGCCCGAGGATCACATTATTCCTGGAAACATGAAGGATAACTTTTGGGAGATGGGTGACCAGGGTCCTTGCGGCCCTTGCAGCGAGGTCCACTACGACAAGATCGGAGGACGCAACGCCGCCAGCCTTGTCAACATGGATGACCCCATGGTTGTCGAGATCTGGAACCTCGTTTTCATGCAATTCGACCGACAAAAGGATGGAAGCTTGAAGCCCCTTCCCGCGAAGCACATTGATACCGGTATGGGCTTTGAGCGTCTGGTGTCTGCACTCCAGGATACCGCCTCCAACTACGCCACCGATGTCTTCACCCCTCTATTCAAGAAGATCCAAGAGGTCACCGGCGCGAGACTATACACCGACAAGTATGGCGCAGAGGACACTGATGGCATTGATACTGCTTACCGAGTTGTCGCCGACCACATCCGAACCATGTCATTTGCCATTACTGACGGCGCCGTGCCTAACAACGACGGCCGTGGCTATGTCATTCGACGAATTCTCCGCCGTGGTGTCCGATATGCTCGCAAGTACCTCAATGCCGAGATTGGATCATTCTTCTCCAAAATCCTGCCTGCCTTGGTTGCGCAGATGGGCGAGCAATTCCCCGACcttgccaagaagcagctggatatCCAGGAGATCctcgatgaggaagaggaggcctTTTCCCGAACCCTGGATCGTGGTGAGGCCCAATTTGAGAGATAtgccgccaaggctgccaaagatggcgtcaagaagctggatggagatgttgtGTGGAGACTCTACGACACATTTGGTTTCCCCGTCGACTTGACCAAACTGATGGCCGAAGAGCGAGGCTTGGATATCGATGAGGCCGAAGTCGCGGTTGCCCGTGAAAAGGCCAGGGAGGCTAGCAAGGCTGTCAAGGACTCAGTACAGACATTTGCAAAGCTTGACGTCCACCAGATTGCCGAGCTCGACACACAACTCAAGGTTCCACGAACAAACGACGACGCAAAGTACCTCAAGGGCGACAGCAAGAGCAAAGTGCAGTACATCTTCGACGGCAAGACTTTCACCAAGTCGACCAAGGATATTCCCCCCAACACCGCCATTGGTCTTTTGCTGGACAAGACCAACTTTTACGCCGAGTCTGGTGGTCAGATTGCCGATACTGGCCGCATCGTCATTGACGATGTTGTCGAGTTCAAGGTCATGGACGTGCAAGACTTTGGTGGCTACGTCCTCCACAGCGGCTACATTGAATACGGAGAGCTCAACTCTGACGACGAGGTCATTTGCGAATATGATGAGCTCCGCCGTTCTCCCATCCGTAACAATCACTCTGGCACACACATTCTCAACCACTCCCTGCGGGAAGTGCTCGGCGAGGATGTCAACCAAAAGGGCTCACTGGTCGACAACGACAAGCTGCGTTTCGATTTCTCACACAAGACACAGGTTAAGCTTGACGAGttaaagaagattgaagagctTTCAAACAAGGACATTCGTGCCAACCATAAAATCTACGCCAAGGACGTGGAGCTAGACCTTGCGCTCAAGATTGAGGGCCTTCGTGCCGTCTTTGGCGAGACCTATCCCAATCCTGTGCGAGTAGTGTCAATCGGCATGGACGTTGACACCATGCTTGCCGATCCCAAGAAGGCTGATTGGCGACAGTACAGTGTTGAGCTTTGCGGTGGTACTCACGTAGAGCAGACCGGTTTGCTCAAGGATCTCATCATCGTTGAGGAAAGCGGTATTGCCAAGGGTATCCGCCGTATCATCGCTTACACCGGTGAGGCTGCTCACAAGGTTCAGCGCGAAGCCAAGCTGTTTGAACAGAAGCTGGTAGATCTCGACAACCTTCCTTTTGGCCCTGAGAAGGAGGCTGCAGTCAAGACCGTCTCACAGGATCTCAGCCAGCTGGTCATCTCAACGCTGACCAAGGACGAGTTCAACCAGCGTTTCCAAAAGATTGCCAACGCCGTTGTTGccgagcagaagaagaagcaaaaggcggaATCCAAGACTGCTCTCGACACCGTTACCAAGCACTTTGAGTCGAACAAGGAGAGCCAGTGGTTCGTTGGCCGACTGCCCATCAGCGCCAATGCCAAGGCGGTGGGCGAGGTCATCAAACACTACCAGTCCAAGTACAAGGAAAAGTCTGTCTATCTGTTTGTTGGTAGCCAGGAGGAAGGCGCTGTTGCGCACGGAGTTTATGTTGGAACA CACTTGGCTTCACAGGGAGTTACTGCTGAGAAGTGGGCTGCCTCTGTCTCCGACGTCATCGGTGGCCGCTCCGGTGGTAAGGAGCCGTCTCGCCAAGGCCAGGGAACTCAGCCtgagaagattgaggatgCTGTTGAGACTGCACGGAAATGGCTTGACGAGAAGTTGAAGCTTTAA